In the Alphaproteobacteria bacterium genome, AGTCCGGCCGCACCAAAATCGTCTCGAAGTGAAACCGGAGAACCCATGGCAAACCTCCATCCGTTTGCCATCTTGAATCAGAAAAACACCGTTCCGGAAAGCCCCTATATGAGTCCCACTCACAGAGACTTGGTATAAGTCTTCGGGATTGTGACGGCCGCTGTCGCCGCGGAACGACGGGTCCGAAGATCCAGGGATCGCCGGCTTGCCGTCGATCTCGGTGCGGTAAGCCCGCGAATAGGTCTCGTAGTCGAAGCCCGGCGTATCGCCCGGACCGTCCCAGGTGATGGTCGCGCTGTAACTATGCGTTTTCGGTTCGCTCATCGAAACCCCTCCGGAGCCGCGTGGCTCCCCCTCTATTCGTCCGTTTCTTCGCGCAGTCGTGCGGCTTGGCGCTCCAATTCATCGGCGGCGGCGCGGCGACCCTCGGCGTCGAGCTTGTTGAGGTCGACATGCAAACGCAAGGCCTCGCTCTCGGCATGAATAAACGATGGTCCCGAATCGATGTCGTCATAGATGCCGGTTACCGCATAGGTTCGCACCGGATGGGGAAAGCCCTTGACCGTGATCGGCTCCTGCTCTTCGGCGGCAATCTCGTTCTTGACCAAGGCGTGGGTTTCGTGGGCCATCATGATGCCATCGACCGGGGCCGCGCCTTCGAGGCGCGCGGCGAGGTTCACTTCGCCGCCGATGATGGTGTAATCCATGCGCTCCTCGCTGCCGAAATTGCCGACATTGCAAAAGCCTGTGTTGATGCCGATGCGCACGTGAAACCGCCGCTCGAGGCCGCGGTCCCGCCATTTCGCCCGCACGCCCACCATGCAGCGCTGCATCGCGATCGCCATGCGCACGCAGGCCAGCGCGTCCTCCTGCACACCCTTCGTCGTCGGGTCGCCGAAGAACAGAAGCATGGCATCGCCGACGTATTTGTCGATGGTGGCGCCGTGAGCGAGTGCGATTTCGGACATCTCGGTCAGATAATCGTTGAGCAGATACGCCAGTTCCTCGGGCTCGAGATCGTCGGTGGTGGCGGTGAAATCCTTGATATCGGAAAAAAAGACCGTGAGCTTCTTGCGCGTGGTCGAAATCGCCACCTCCTGCTCGCCGCGGAAGATCGACTCGTAAACCTGAGGTGACAGGTACTTCGACAATTTCGATGACAGTTCGGCCAGCACCCGGTTCTTTTCGTCGAGCGCGTCGATCGCCGCCTTTCGTTGTTCGACCATCTTGTTGAAGGCAAGACCGAGCTTGCCGAGTTCGTCGTCGGCCTTGATCTCAATGCGGTGATCCAAATTGCCTTCCGCGTATTGATCGATACCGAATACAAGCAGCCAAAACGAGCGAACGATCTTTCGCGTCGTGACCCAAGTCGACAGCCCGACGACGGCGAGGATGAATAGGGCCATCACCAGGATGACCAGGAGGGCCGTCCAACTGGCGCCCTGGGTCTGGGCATGGGCCGTCATCTTACGATCGAGGACGACCATCTGGACGTGATCGTCCATGACGTCGTCGAATTCCTCGATCTCGCCCCGGAAACGGGCCAGCGTATCGTTCAAGTGATCGGTCTGCTGAATCATCACCGTACCCAGGGCGGCCGCGGCGGCGAACTCCGCGCTGATATGGTCCAGGACGTTGGTCTCGGCGCTCGACATGGGGGTCGTCCGATATTGCGATTCGAAGCGCTGGAAATCGGACATCGCGTCTTCGAACTCGCGTCGCTGCTCTTCGTCCGGTTCGTGCATATAACTCTCGACCGCGGCGAAGGCCTCGTCGGTGTTGATCTCCATCTCCAAAGCCGCAGCGAGTTTCGTCACGTGATCCGGGTCCGACCGTTCGAAGCCCGGCTGCAGCGTGTCGTCGATCAGCGCATCGATCTCCCTAATCTTCTGACGCACGGTCGTCAGATCGGCGGTTCGTTTGGCGACCGTGGCGATGATCTCCTCTCCGGACTGCTGGTAAGCGCGCTGCAGCGCAAGAACCGAATCTCCGAGAGCCTCGTCGGGACCGCCTTTCGTCAGGGTAGAAAACTGTTCGGCGTAGCGGGCGAAATCCATGTTCGAATCTTCGAACCGATCGATTTGACGCGGATCCGGATGGGTGACGTAGTTGAGTATCGAGTAGGTCGCCTCGCCGGCGTTGATTTCCATCTCCAAGGCCGCCCGCTCCAAAGGATCCTCAACCTCGATGATCTGGCGCACGATGTTGACGATGCCAAGAAGCAAATAACCGGACACGATGGCGCTGACCACCAGCACGACGAGCAGCATTGCGAGCGAGCGCCACATCTGTCGGACGATCGACTTGTTGCCGCGATCCTGGTCGGCGGACGGCGGTTTCGTCCCGGCCGGCCCCGGCCCCTGCGATGTCACGTCCGTTTCGGCACCCATTTGTTCATTGGCCGTCAGCAGCGGTGCAATCCCCCTGAACCTAGCGCCCAGGGAATCCGACGGGCAAACGAATTCCGGACGAGAGCCTTATCGAATCATACGGAACCATTCTGCCGCCGGCATTTTTCGCCGTGACCAGGAAAGCGCCGCAGAGCGTATCCCGCATCCGGTCAAGGCGGTTGACGCCGTCATGGCGAAAAAGGCCGCGGCCCGACGGGGTTGCGTTTGGGCGGCCATCCGCGGCGTTGCCGCCCTCACCCGATGCTTCGGCATCGCGTTTCGGACGGCGCCTTGCGGCCTGGCACGCCCAAACCGCAACAGAATTGATCCCGTATGATTCGATAAGGCTCTAGGCCGGTCAAGGGGTCGAGTCTATACATCCCGGATGGCGGTAGCGGAAATTCTCGAAATCCTGATCTACATTGCCTTGGCGGGTGTCGTCGCCGCGCTGTTGATCGGCGTGGTATCGATGTTTCGTGGCGGTGACTTCAACCGCAAGTACGGCAATCACTTCATGCGCTGGAGGGTCGGCCTGCAAGCCACCGTCGTCCTGCTGCTGGTGTTGCTATGGCTGGTCAATCGCAGCTAGCCCGGGTTTCTCACCACGGATCGCGGTCGTGTCGCGGATCAACCAGCACAGCGCAACGATGGCGCACGGGATCGTCGGCTCGATGTGCCGGGGCACGTTGTCGGTGATCAAAGCGTGGCTGACGACGACGTAGAGCGACGGCAGCAGAAAGACGAGGACCGGCCGGCGGCGTCGGCGCCAGGCCCTGATCGCGGCCCACACCATCGCCGGCAACAGCAACACCGAGAACATTCGGGCGGCGAAACCGATTCGCCGATCGACGGCATCGATCCCAGTCCATTTTCCGGCGGTTTCGTAGGCCATCCCCCGCCACATCAACAGCCCGGACACGGCGACGTGCTTGACCGGGTTCTCCGCCATCACCTGCAGCGGCGTCAGCATCTTGACCAGGTTGCGATAGCGCCCGCCCAGAGCATCGATGTTGGCCTGCTGACGCGCATTGACCACGCCGCGGTCATATTTGATGCGCACGTGATAACCGTCGACGTTGTGGGTCGACAGCATTTCGTATTGGCCGGGCTCGAGATAGGCGGCGGCCAGGTCCTCGCCGACATAGGGCGCGTAATAGACCAATCCGGCGAACGCCTCGTCCCAGGTCATCATGTCGTATTCGGCGCGGCGCAACAGCAATCCATGGCCGCGCTGGGTGAATTGGACCGTATCGACGACGACGATATTGCGCGCCACCCATGCCGAGGCCATGGCGAGCGCGATCAAGACGATCCAGGAGAGCGGAACGAACGCGGCGCTGTGGCGACCGCGGCTGAAAAACGTCATCGCAATGAGAATGGCGAGGCCGCCGAAAATATAGAATAGGAAGATCGCCTTGGTCAGCACCAGGAGGCCGAGGCTGACCCCGGCCACGATCGCGACCCAGCGGCGGCCGGGATTCTGCGCCAGCAATGCGATCGCGAAGGCATGGGCGGTCAACAAGAGGGTGGCCAAGGGTTCGGATACGAAGGTCGCCGCGGCATAAAAGATCGCGTTGCCTTGGAAAAGAAACAGGGCCACGGCCAATACCGCCAACCAGCCGCGACCGCAGAGCCATACCGCCGCCGCGTAAATCAGCAGCGCGATGGCGACGAGCAGGAACATGTGCATGAAAACGAGCCCGTCCCGGAGGTCCGGACAGCTCGACGGAGATTCGAGCAGGCACGCGATATCGGGCGGCGGCGCCCCGAGCAGAGCCGCCATGCCTATTGCCAAATATGCCGGATAGGCAGGTTCGCGGATGATCGTCGGCTGCGCCTCGCCGTCATCGGTGGCACGCCAGGCGAAGCTGCCGGTGGTCGCCAGGTTAAAGGCGATGTCGGTAAATTGACCGCTCAGATCGAAAACCGAGCGCCGGTCGATGTTGGTCCAGGTGACCAGCAGAACGCATGCGATGAGAATCGCAACCGCAACGCGGTCGGCGCCAATTGCCCGAAACCGTTTCTGATCCGCGTGCATCAAGCGGCATACTCGACATGGTCGCGCTAGCGCCGAGACTTATGCATTATTCCCCGGCACGGGAACAGGCGAGTCTCGCCACTCAACGAAAGGGCGCAGCATGGTCAAGCTCGACAAAATCTATACCCGCGGCGGCGACGGCGGTGAAACCTCCCTCGGCATGGGCGCGCGGGTCGCCAAACACGACCCGCGGGTCGCCGCCTACGGCACCACCGACGAAGCCAATGCGGCCGTCGGGCTCGCCCGTCTCCACACCGGCGGCGACACCGACGCTTTGCTGCGGCGGATCCAGGACGATCTGTTCGATCTCGGCGCCGACCTTTGTGTGCCCGACGACGGGTCGGACAAGTCCGCCAAGGCGCTGCGCATCTCGGCCGCCCAGGTCGAGCGTTTGGAACACGAGATCGACGACATGAACGCCGCACTCGAACCGCTGAGTTCGTTCATTCTACCCGGCGGCAGCGCGGCGGCGGCCCACGTCCATGCGGCACGCACCATCGTTCGGCGCGCCGAGCGGCTGATGACGGAACTCGCCACCAGCGAGCCGGTCAATGCCTACGCGCTGCAATACATCAACCGTTTGTCGGACCACCTGTTCGTGCTGTCGCGCCACCTCAACGAAGACGGCCGCGGCGATGTGCTGTGGCGACCGGGCGCCAACCGGTGACGTCGGCGACGCGTTTGGCGGCTACTGCGCGCGGCGGCGCAGGTAGTTGAGCAAATCGATGCGGGTGACCAATCCGCGATAGGCATCGCCCTGGAAAATGAGCGCGACATAACCGTCGCGCAGCAACGCCACCAGGTCGCCGAGCGGCGCGCTGCATTGCAAGGTCTCGAGCCGCGTCGTCATCGAATCGCGCAGCGGCTTGGCGAAATCCCGTTCGTGGCCGAACACCGCGCTCAGCAGGTCCATTTCATCGATGATGCCAACGATCGCGCCGTCCTCGAACACCGGCAGCTGAGACACGTTGTACAGTTTCATCCGTCCGTAGGCGGCGAGCAAAGTATCGTCCGGGGTGACGGTAAAGTCCTCGTGGCCCTCGTGCCGGCGTGCGATGAGGTCGCACAGATTGCCTTCCTGCTCGCGCTTGACGAAGCCCTGATCGAGCATCCAATAATCGTTGTACATTTTGGACAGGTACTTGTCGCCGCGATCGGGAATGATGACGACGACGCGTTTCGGTTCGCTCTGCTCGCGGCAATAGCGCAGCGCCGCCGAGACCAAGGTACCGGTCGACGAACCGCCCAGCACACCCTCTTTGCGGACCAGTTCGCGCGCCGCCGCGAAGCTTTCGGCATCGCTGACCCGGTAGGCCTTGTCGATCAGGGACAGATCGCCGATCGGCGGCAGGTCGTCTTCGCCGATACCCTCGACCAGCCACGCCCCCGGCTCGATCAGCTCCCCGGTTTCGACATAGTCGACCAGGATCGAGCCAACGGGGTCGGCCAGCACGACTTCGATATCCGGCTGAACGCCCCGAAAATACCGGCCGAGACCGGTCAGCGTCCCACCGGTGCCAACACCGAGGACGAGGGCATCGATATCGTGATCCATCTGGGCCCAGATCTCCGGCCCGGTGCCTTTTTCGTGCGCCCGCGGGTTATGTACGTTGCCGTGTTGATAGACGTAGAACGCGTTCTCCGTCTCATCGGCGATACGTCGCGCCATGGTTTGATAGTTTTCGGGGTGTCCGGGCGGCACATCCGAGCGCGTCACGATGACCTCGGCGCCAAACGCGCGAAGGTGCTGAATCTTCTCCTGGCTCATCTTGTCGGGGATGACGATGACCATGCGGTAGCCCTTGAGCGCCGCCACCAGCGCCAGCCCCACGCCGGTATTGCCCGACGTCGCCTCGACCAAGGTGCCACCCGGCTTGATTTTTTCCTCCCGTTCGGCGCCCTCGACCATGGTCATGGCGATGCGGTCCTTGATCGAGCCGCCCGGGTTGTATTGTTCGAGCTTGCCGAACAGCCGACAGGGTCCGGTATCGAGGTTCTTGAACTCGACCACGGGTGTGCCGCCGATCATCGCCAGCGCGTCGCTGACGACCGGAGGAGGAGGTCCCTTCACCGGCCGGGCCGTCTGCTTTTCGTTATCACCATTCGCTTCCCACGCCGCGTTCGAAGGGGACGATTATAGCCATCGCGGCGGCGCCGGACAGAGGCGATTCGACGGCTTGAAAATCGGCCCGCCGTTGATTGACACGCATTTGTCATCGACTTATTGTGCACCCGCGAAAAGGCTGCTGGGACGCGCGCGTTTGGGGCTCCGGTGGCGTCCTTTTCCAGTACAATCGAGGAAATTGCGTAGAGGCGGGAGATGAAAGTCCTCGTTCCGGTCAAGCGGCTGATCGACTACAACGTCAAGATCCGCGTCAAACCCGATGGCTCCGGCGTCGAGACGGCCAACGTCAAGATGTCGATGAACCCATTCGACGAAATCGGCGTCGAGGAGGCGATACGCCTCAGGGAAGCCGGCGTGGCCGAAGAGGTCATTGCCATCTCGCTCGGTATCCAGCAGTGCCAGGAAACGATTCGCACGGCGCTCGCGATGGGCGCCGACCGCGGCATCTTGGTGCATACCGACGATGAATTGCAGCCGCTCGCGGTGGCCAAATTGCTCAAGGCGATCGTCGACAAGGAAGGCCCGTCACTGGTCATCCTCGGCAAGCAGGCCATCGATGACGATTCGAATCAGACCGGCCAGATGCTGGCGGCGCTGCTGGGCTGGGCGCAGGGTACCTTCGCCTCCAAGGTCGTGATCGAAGGCGATACCGCCAAGGTGACCCGCGAGGTCGACGGCGGTCTCGAAACAGTGTCGCTCAAGATGCCGTGCATCATCACCACCGACCTCCGCCTCAACGAGCCGCGCTACGCCTCGCTGCCCAACATCATGAAAGCGAAGAAGAAGCCGATCGACGTCTTGACCCCGGCGGATTTGGGCGTCGACGTGGCGCCGCGGCTGAAGACTCTCAAAGTCGGAGAGCCGCCCAAGCGCGAGGCCGGCATCAAGGTCGAAAGCGCGGCCGAACTGGTCGATAAACTCCGCAACGATGCGAAGGTGATCTGATGGGCATTCTCGTCCTCGCGGAACACGACAATGCGTCCCTGTCGCCGGCGACGCTGAACGCGGTTACCGCGGCGCGGCAGATCGGCGGCGACATCGACATCCTGGTCGCCGGAGAGAATTGCGCCGGCGCCGCGGAAGAAGCCGCCAAGGTCGCGGGCATCGCCAAGGTCTTGGTCGCCGACGGCGCCCATTACGGGCACCGGCTGGCCGAGAATCTGGCGCCGCTGGTAGTCGAGCTGGCGCCCAATTATAGCCATGTCCTGGCCGCCGCGACCACCTCCGGCAAGAACGTCCTGCCGCGCGCCGCGGCCCTGCTCGACACCCAGATGATCTCCGAGATCATCGCCGTCGAGGCACCGGATACGTTCGTCCGTCCGATCTATGCCGGCAATGCCTTGGCCACCGTACAATCGACCGACGCGGTCAAAATCATCTCGGTCCGCGGCACCGCCTTCGAGCCGGCCGCCGCGGACGGCGGTGCGGCGACGGTGGCGGCGATCGACGGCGCAGGCGATGCGGGACTATCCTCATTCCTCGGCCAGGAGCTCACCGAATCGGTGCGCCCCGAGCTCACGACCGCACGGATCGTGATCTCCGGCGGCCGCGGCATGCAAAGCGGCGACAATTTCAGCCTGCTTGACGGAATCGCCGACAGGCTCGGCGCGGCGATCGGCGCGTCGCGGGCCGCGGTCGATGCCGGCTTCGTGCCCAACGACTACCAAGTCGGCCAAACCGGTAAAGTGGTCGCGCCCGATCTTTATATCGCCGTCGGTATTTCGGGAGCGATCCAGCACCTCGCCGGCATGAAGGACAGCAAGGTTATCGTCGCCATCAACAAGGACGAGGAAGCGCCGATCTTCCAGGTCGCCGATTACGGCCTAGTCGCGGACCTTTTCAAGGCGTTGCCGGAACTCGAGGCGGAGCTCAACAAATAGCCGGTTGGACGGCAACGACAGCATCTGGGTAATCGAGCCATGATAGAGAAAATCGGGGTGATCGGCGCCGGTCAGATGGGCAACGGCATCGCCCATGTCTGCGCGCTGGCGGGTTTCGACGTCGTCTTGTCCGATATCGATGACGCCAGGCTCCAGCAGGCGATGCAATCGATTGAAAAAAATCTCAAGCGGCAAGCCAAACGCGGCACTATCGGCGACGGCGATGTTACCGCCGCCCTTGGCCGGATAGGGACGACAACCGGTTTCGATGATTTTGGCGCTTGCGACGTGGTCATCGAATCGGCGACCGAAAACGAAGAAGTGAAACGCGACATCCTCAAGTCGCTGTGCCCGGGTCTGAAGCCCGAGGCGCTGCTGGCATCGAACACCTCGTCGATTTCGATCACCCGTCTCGCCGCGGCCACCGACCGGCCGGAAAAATTCATGGGCATGCATTTCATGAACCCGGTGCCGGTGATGGCCCTGGTCGAGTTGATCCGGGGGCTGGCAACCTCGGACGAAACCCACAAGGAGATCCGCGCCCTGGCCGACAAGCTGGGCAAGACGGTGGCCCTCGCCGAGGATTTTCCCGCCTTCATCGTCAATCGCATCCTGCTGCCGATGATCAACGAGGCGGTCTACACGCTTTACGAGGGTGTCGGCACGGTCGATTCGATCGACAAGGCGATGCGACTCGGCGCCAACCATCCGATGGGGCCGCTCGAGCTCGCCGATTTCATCGGCCTCGACACCTGCCTGTCGATCATGAGCGTGCTCTATGACGGTCTCGCCGACAGCAAATACCGACCGTGCCCGCTGCTCGTCAAATACGTCGAGGCCGGTTGGATCGGCCGCAAGGCGGGGCGCGGCTTCTACGACTATTCCACCGACACCCCGGTCCCGACCCGCTGACCGCCGGGGCGTCGCCCGCCGCGCCTCACCACAACATCAGCGCGCCCTGGCCGGCGGCGAGGGCATAATAAAGCCGCAACCGCAGGACGTATTGCCGGCCGCGAACCATGCGCGTTTCGATACGGGCATTGAAATCGCTGCCGCTGTCGTCGTCGCCGGCGACATAGGCCGGCGCGCCATCGCTGTCATCGAACAGCACCATGATGCTGTCGAAGGCGCCAAAGGTCTGGATCACGTAGCGACGGCTCTCCTCGGGGTGGATTCTGAAATTCAGCTGTTCGCCGGCGCCGATGGCGACCGGCGTCGATTCGAAGGCGGTCAATTCGGGAAGCTCCGCGTCCTCGAGCGGCGGGTAGAATGCCTTGACCCGATCGGTGTCGATCGGAGATAGGCCTGGCTTCGGCACCAGGGCGAATTTCTTGAACGTCGCCGGCTCGATAATCAGGCCCGATGGAAACGAATAGTGCATGACCGAGTCCTGGTCCCACACCGAGCCCTCAACCTCGGAAACGTCGATCTTTCGGATGATGTTGAAGAAGGTCTTGCTGCGGCTCCAATTGTTGGGCGGACCGGCGAACGTTTGGTAGACCTTTTCTTCGTCCCAGACGATGCCGGAATTGGGATTCTGGTGCTCGTGGGGGAAGCCGAGCGCATGGCCGATCTCGTGAAGCGCCGTGTCATGGCCGTGCAGCGTGGTCAGGTCCCAGCCCAGGTTCATTGTCCGGTCGTGGGGGTCGGGCACGAGATCGATGATGTCCCGGCCGACATAGGACCACGACACGCCGGGCTCGAAGGCGATGCGGATTTCGGCGTCTTGCGGATCGTCGACCTCGGCGAAGCGGAGGCCGATGCCGAGGTCCTTCCACTCGCGGAACGCATCGCGCATCGCCTTTTTTTGCTTGTTGTTGCCCTTCCACGCCTTCGGTGCGTCGAGGAAGTGATATTGCAGCGCAGTACCGTTTACCCACTTCTTCTCGATATCGCGGATGAGCGACATGCGTCGCGGCCCGAGCCCATCGGGCAGGGCGCGGTCGGGGACCGGCGGCAGCTCGCAAAGCTGAACGGCCTTTGCCTTGCCGGGTGATTTCCTGGTGGCGGCCTTCTTCTTGGAAGCCATGGTATCCTCCTCAATCACCGGCATCTGGACGACGGCAGGGAGTGTAGCCGATCCGGGTACGATCCGAAAATGTGCAACTTAGGGCCGTCCCGGGCGGCAACAGGGATTCATCTGTTTTCCCACCGCCGGTCTGCTACAGTTGGGCGGCAACGTGCCTGCCCGGATCGGCGGGGCGGATCGCAGGTATTCGGTACGGAAATTTCAAAAGAGGAATAAATTGATGCTGAACTACGCCAAACGCGGTCTCGCCGCCCTACTCCTGCTCGCTCTCGCTGGTTGTTTGAGTTCGGGCGCGACCGATCTGGAAAAACGGCAAAACACCGTCGATCTGGCGACCCAAACGATCAACGAGTTCATCGCCGACCCCGACAAGACTTGGTTCCGCCAGCACATCGGTGGGGCCAAGGGCGTCCTGATCGTCCCGCGCCTGGTCAAGGCCGGGTTCATCTTCGGCGGCTCCGGCGGCAACGCCGTCCTGCTCGGACGCGGCGCCACCAAGGACGATTGGAGCTATCCCGCGTTCTACTCGCTTGGCGCAGTGACCTTCGGGCTGCAGATCGGCGGCGAGGTTTCCAACGTGCTGATGCTGGTGATGACGCAGAGCGGCATGGACGCGCTCCTGTCGACCGACGTCAAGTTGGGCGCCGATGCCAGTATCGCCGTCGGCCCGGTGGGAACGGGCGTGGCGGCGCAGACCGCCGATATCCTCCTGTTCTCGCGCGACAAGGGCCTGTTCGGCGGCCTTACGGTAGAGGGTTCGGTGGTCAGCCCGCGCCCCTCCTATAATGAGCAGTATTACGGCAAGCCGGCGCGGTCGAGCGACATCACCATCGTCCGCGACGTCAGCAATCCCGGCGCCGACGCCCTGCGCAAAGCGGTCGCCGACGCATCGCTGTAAGACGACTTCATTCTGAACCGGGTCGCCTGCGCGATTGCCGCTTCGGGCGACCCGGCGCCATTTCGACATCGTTCTCGACCCCGCCGCCGCGATTCGATCCGTGGCGGCGCTGACTGTGGCCGGCAGGTAATCCTTGCACGCCGCGCGAGTCCTGCGGCGTCTCTCCCGTGCCGGTTTCATGAGGGCTGCGAGCTGTCGGAGCGGCACCGTATGGCCCGCTCCTCCGATCTGCCCGCCCCTGCATGATATACGTCAATGCAGGCGGCCGGCGGCCGCCGCTAGATGCGGGGATTCGGAAACTTCGCTAGGGAAGGCTTGTCACGATGGTGCCGGCCCGCCACTCCGCCGCGTCGGTCGACGCCCGCCATGCGACGCTGACCGCGTCGGGTCTGACGAAGGTCTACCGCACCGGCGACGTCGAGGTGCATGCGCTGCGCGGGCTCGACTTCGTGCTTTACGAATCCGAACTCGTCGTTCTGCTTGGCCCGTCGGGGAGCGGCAAATCGACCCTGCTCAACATCCTCGGCGGCCTCGATAAGCCGACTTCCGGGCATGTCTACTTCCGGGACGAGGAGCTTACCGATTACGACGACGGGGCGCTGACCCGCTTTCGCCGCGACCATGTCGGCTTCGTCTTCCAGTTCTACAACCTGATCCCCAGCCTGACCGCGCTCGAGAACGTCGCCCTGGTGACCGAAATCGCGCCGGCGCCGATTGCCCCCG is a window encoding:
- a CDS encoding lipid-binding SYLF domain-containing protein; amino-acid sequence: MLNYAKRGLAALLLLALAGCLSSGATDLEKRQNTVDLATQTINEFIADPDKTWFRQHIGGAKGVLIVPRLVKAGFIFGGSGGNAVLLGRGATKDDWSYPAFYSLGAVTFGLQIGGEVSNVLMLVMTQSGMDALLSTDVKLGADASIAVGPVGTGVAAQTADILLFSRDKGLFGGLTVEGSVVSPRPSYNEQYYGKPARSSDITIVRDVSNPGADALRKAVADASL
- a CDS encoding cob(I)yrinic acid a,c-diamide adenosyltransferase translates to MVKLDKIYTRGGDGGETSLGMGARVAKHDPRVAAYGTTDEANAAVGLARLHTGGDTDALLRRIQDDLFDLGADLCVPDDGSDKSAKALRISAAQVERLEHEIDDMNAALEPLSSFILPGGSAAAAHVHAARTIVRRAERLMTELATSEPVNAYALQYINRLSDHLFVLSRHLNEDGRGDVLWRPGANR
- a CDS encoding HAMP domain-containing protein — its product is MGAETDVTSQGPGPAGTKPPSADQDRGNKSIVRQMWRSLAMLLVVLVVSAIVSGYLLLGIVNIVRQIIEVEDPLERAALEMEINAGEATYSILNYVTHPDPRQIDRFEDSNMDFARYAEQFSTLTKGGPDEALGDSVLALQRAYQQSGEEIIATVAKRTADLTTVRQKIREIDALIDDTLQPGFERSDPDHVTKLAAALEMEINTDEAFAAVESYMHEPDEEQRREFEDAMSDFQRFESQYRTTPMSSAETNVLDHISAEFAAAAALGTVMIQQTDHLNDTLARFRGEIEEFDDVMDDHVQMVVLDRKMTAHAQTQGASWTALLVILVMALFILAVVGLSTWVTTRKIVRSFWLLVFGIDQYAEGNLDHRIEIKADDELGKLGLAFNKMVEQRKAAIDALDEKNRVLAELSSKLSKYLSPQVYESIFRGEQEVAISTTRKKLTVFFSDIKDFTATTDDLEPEELAYLLNDYLTEMSEIALAHGATIDKYVGDAMLLFFGDPTTKGVQEDALACVRMAIAMQRCMVGVRAKWRDRGLERRFHVRIGINTGFCNVGNFGSEERMDYTIIGGEVNLAARLEGAAPVDGIMMAHETHALVKNEIAAEEQEPITVKGFPHPVRTYAVTGIYDDIDSGPSFIHAESEALRLHVDLNKLDAEGRRAAADELERQAARLREETDE
- a CDS encoding electron transfer flavoprotein subunit beta/FixA family protein — encoded protein: MKVLVPVKRLIDYNVKIRVKPDGSGVETANVKMSMNPFDEIGVEEAIRLREAGVAEEVIAISLGIQQCQETIRTALAMGADRGILVHTDDELQPLAVAKLLKAIVDKEGPSLVILGKQAIDDDSNQTGQMLAALLGWAQGTFASKVVIEGDTAKVTREVDGGLETVSLKMPCIITTDLRLNEPRYASLPNIMKAKKKPIDVLTPADLGVDVAPRLKTLKVGEPPKREAGIKVESAAELVDKLRNDAKVI
- a CDS encoding electron transfer flavoprotein subunit alpha/FixB family protein, giving the protein MGILVLAEHDNASLSPATLNAVTAARQIGGDIDILVAGENCAGAAEEAAKVAGIAKVLVADGAHYGHRLAENLAPLVVELAPNYSHVLAAATTSGKNVLPRAAALLDTQMISEIIAVEAPDTFVRPIYAGNALATVQSTDAVKIISVRGTAFEPAAADGGAATVAAIDGAGDAGLSSFLGQELTESVRPELTTARIVISGGRGMQSGDNFSLLDGIADRLGAAIGASRAAVDAGFVPNDYQVGQTGKVVAPDLYIAVGISGAIQHLAGMKDSKVIVAINKDEEAPIFQVADYGLVADLFKALPELEAELNK
- a CDS encoding twin transmembrane helix small protein, which produces MAVAEILEILIYIALAGVVAALLIGVVSMFRGGDFNRKYGNHFMRWRVGLQATVVLLLVLLWLVNRS
- a CDS encoding ABC transporter ATP-binding protein, with protein sequence MVPARHSAASVDARHATLTASGLTKVYRTGDVEVHALRGLDFVLYESELVVLLGPSGSGKSTLLNILGGLDKPTSGHVYFRDEELTDYDDGALTRFRRDHVGFVFQFYNLIPSLTALENVALVTEIAPAPIAPAEALALVDLGDRLNHFPAQLSGGEQQRVAIARAIAKQPDILLCDEPTGALDSETGILVLEAIDRVNRELGTTTALITHNAIIAEMADRVLLFGDGLIVEERPNAAKRAPREMSW
- a CDS encoding 3-hydroxybutyryl-CoA dehydrogenase, giving the protein MIEKIGVIGAGQMGNGIAHVCALAGFDVVLSDIDDARLQQAMQSIEKNLKRQAKRGTIGDGDVTAALGRIGTTTGFDDFGACDVVIESATENEEVKRDILKSLCPGLKPEALLASNTSSISITRLAAATDRPEKFMGMHFMNPVPVMALVELIRGLATSDETHKEIRALADKLGKTVALAEDFPAFIVNRILLPMINEAVYTLYEGVGTVDSIDKAMRLGANHPMGPLELADFIGLDTCLSIMSVLYDGLADSKYRPCPLLVKYVEAGWIGRKAGRGFYDYSTDTPVPTR
- a CDS encoding pyridoxal-phosphate dependent enzyme, which encodes MIGGTPVVEFKNLDTGPCRLFGKLEQYNPGGSIKDRIAMTMVEGAEREEKIKPGGTLVEATSGNTGVGLALVAALKGYRMVIVIPDKMSQEKIQHLRAFGAEVIVTRSDVPPGHPENYQTMARRIADETENAFYVYQHGNVHNPRAHEKGTGPEIWAQMDHDIDALVLGVGTGGTLTGLGRYFRGVQPDIEVVLADPVGSILVDYVETGELIEPGAWLVEGIGEDDLPPIGDLSLIDKAYRVSDAESFAAARELVRKEGVLGGSSTGTLVSAALRYCREQSEPKRVVVIIPDRGDKYLSKMYNDYWMLDQGFVKREQEGNLCDLIARRHEGHEDFTVTPDDTLLAAYGRMKLYNVSQLPVFEDGAIVGIIDEMDLLSAVFGHERDFAKPLRDSMTTRLETLQCSAPLGDLVALLRDGYVALIFQGDAYRGLVTRIDLLNYLRRRAQ